The DNA window ATAACTTATTGGTACAGGACTTTGGAAGACTTGCATAGTGtgagttgcacacacacacacacacacacacacacacacacacacacacacacacacacgaggcatGAGGGAGAATGTCAGTCCTATTTTTACCAAGACATGTGAAAAATAATAGTTCTGTAGTAGGAACTAAGTAAACTCAAGTCCAGAGTTGAAGTGACATAAAATAGTGACAGCAATGAGGGACAGAATCAGAATCAAACCCGGTGCTTAGTTTACACTTTTCTCCAATTAGTCCCTTCACAGTGGGGCTGTAGCCTTTATTTATTGAACTTCACCCTGAGGAAAGCTAAGTCCCGAGACTTCGATGAAATCCATTTCTTAAGGCAGGCTCCTGCACCTTCAGCTATTTGGCTTtcgttttttaaaaaagctcGTTTAAGGACACGAAGAGCCAAATTCAGAATACACAAATATTTTCATACAGTTGTTTTCTCCGAAAATGTACATCGTGGAGCTACAAAATGCTCCCTTTGTACTGGGCTATTtggctttttaaacttttttggcTCATGCTGGAGAAATCTAGAGCTCCTTGCACCCTGCATCTACATTGCCTATGAGAACAAAGAATCTCTCTCCTACTCTAGCCAATGGAAACATCTTCATCTCGTGTGTCTTCCGGCAGAAAGAGTCTTTCCGCACTACCTTTAGTAACTACCACAGTGCCTTCCCGTCCGGTAGAACCCTCCAGTGTCTCCTTCCAGTCCGCCTTCGGTGACAACTCTACACTTCCGCCTGTCCCCGCCTTTGTCTCCCCTTCCGATCGCCACCCGGAAGCCCAGCGGAAACACGCTGCGCATGCCCACTAGTCAGCACCGCCCCGTTTCCTGTTTGTCCGACTCCTTTCTCTTACTGATTCGTCACCGCTGAGGCCTCAGAGTCTCGCGATATTTGCGTTCGCCAGCGGGCGCGAATCTGTACGTGTTTCTAGCGGGCGGTGTTTTGTCTCCTTGTTGCTGATTCCTCTCAGATTCCCGGAACCTCCGGGCCCAGCAGCATGACGTCTGCCTTGGAGAACTACATCAACCGTATCCTCGGGCGGGCCGCTGCGACGGCTCAGGCCGCGGCGGGGGCGGGAGGGAACACGGGGGCCCGGAGTGGTGGGCAGTGAGCAGTGGGTGGAGGACCGGGGGTCGGGATTCGTGGAGGGAGCTCCCGGATGGACCCGTGGCTTTTTCCACCCACAGCACAGATCTCGGTGTAGTTAGAGTTTTCCTGCACGTAGCCTGTTGATTGTATATGTTCCAACATTGGGACTAAGGTGAACTGTTGTCCTAAGGACTCCCAGTTCGTAGATCCTAACAGTCTTGTTTGTTCGGGGATAGCATGAACAGGAAGATGCTCCTCAGATGTGCATTTCGGGTCCCATGCCTCCGCTTGAAATGTCTATGcggtagaataaaaataaatcgtaTTGTGATGGTGTTTGGAGAGTGACGAATGGCTTTTAAAAAGCCCAGAGATTTTAAGATAGAATTGCTGTTCTGAAGTCAGGGCAAAAACATTGCACCTAGCATATGCTCAAAGAGGAAACCCTAGTTAAATACAGAGAGGTTTTAATGATGCAAGGATTATTGGTACTTGATGGCATTAATTGGATGAGAAGGGCCTTACCATGCATAAAGAGATCCAACATTGATTAGCTCCCATCTAAATTTTATTCTAAAGGTTAAGAAGTGAGTCTAACCTGCTCAGTGTCATAGGTTGGAAACATTGCTGTTTAAACCAGAGGCAAACAGTCACATTCTATACCCTCTATCGTTTAATTAACTGTTTTCAAGGTACAGTTGAAACAAGTTTAAAAACTTACGTTTTATTCCTCCGAGCAGTGACTCTGTTGAATcttaattctttctcttttttaagtaGTTGGAACCATTCCCTTTCTAGGCTAAAAGTTTTCAGTTTGTATTTAGGAAATACTTTCCTTGACTCAGTTCTCAGGAACTGTTGCAGTAATAACTTCTGATGGCAGAATGATCGTGGTGAGTGACATTTTCGTTTTCCTCTTTCCTGAGGCTTATTGCTTGTACATTTGAGGTAACATTTCTGGCCCAATGTTCAGACACCACAGCGTACCAATATTCCGGTGTTCTTATGATTCAGCTATTTAACTTCATCTCTTGGCTGCCTGTCCAACTTCTCTGGCCAACCCTGAAGACCTGAGCTGAAAGGTAGAGCTGTGTGATAAActgatttgttttcttcttgcaTCCTTCTATTCCGTTTCGTTTGTTTTAACTTAGAGACCTTAAAcagtttacatgtgtgtgccctAATTGGTTCTTTATCGATGAGGAAATGTGCTTTCAGTGATTTCATCATTTTTCCGAATATAGTAAGTGGTTTTGGAAACTTAAATTTATGACTTCACTGGTGGCACAATCTTCGGTACCATTGGCCGACCTACCATTTCTGATTGAAATATTTCTTGCATGACTGTAAATTAATCCCATGTTATtccattctggtttttttttcttaaagatttaattttgtttttgctcatgtgtgtgtgtgtgtttatgagcgtctgccatatgtgtgaggatACACTACACAAGGAGACCACAAGACCTAGAGTGAGCCACagtgtgtgggtgctaggaagaACTTGGacttttaaccaccgagccatctctccagctccttaattttcttcttcatcctttTGACTCTTCTCTTCCATGAGCAATACCAGTCAAAATGACATAGACTAAATGCATATCATGTGTTAAGGATTTTGTATATCAATTAGTTTGCATTACAGCCTTGTGAAGAATTGCCACTTTTGTTATTAGGAATCTAGCTTAGACAAAATAAGTCACTTTCCCAGAGAGTCAGTATGACAAGTGACAGAACTGTATAGTGTCATAAATTGTGTTTAATTCCAAAACCAAGGTTACTTCCTTTGCTTgttcttaataaaggaaacaaatatgtaggattttttgtttgtagtttgttatgagggggtggtggtggtcagATCATAGTCTATATATTTGTAAACTATGGGCACTTAGGAAGTCTATTAATGTTAAAAGCTAATTTGAAAATAGTTGATTTTTAAAGCCTTTAGTTTTAATTTCTTGTTTCTGTTACAAAATGTTTATAGAAGAAAAGCTGAACAAAAGCATTGACATTGATTAGTTCCTATCTTTATCACAAAGTTGTCTGATAAAATAGTTTTGTGTAAAATGAAGGTGAGAGGATTTGGGGGGGGGTTTATGATAACCACCATTTACTAACTGCTATAGTAAATAGTCTAACgtgtttttctttccagtttctagacTCCaggtttctatttattttattctgattCTATATAATTATAGCTTTTGTAACATGAGAATTTAATGGTAGACCCAAGAGATTAACCAGCTAAATTGAAAATAAGctatttcttcagaaacttgaagagCATCTATgatactttctttttctaaatccATACAGTTTTTCCTGCTTGTTTTCTTCAACTTAAGTTTCTGATTATTTCAGTTCTAATATATCTACTATAGTATTGATAGAATTCAGTTAGACATATACACAGGACACAGTGTTGGCAGTAAGGAGATGAAATATTAACTATAAGTGTTAACTAGTTTGTCATAACATTGTTTACAACAAAGTAGAGGACTTACTTTGTAATCAGCCTCTGAGCTATGTACTATCCAGGAAATAGATCCTGAACCATCATTTTTATGGAGCATTGGGTGCTATATTTGAAATGGGCAAACCAAAGAACTGTCTCCAAagatgaaggaaaggagaggtgATGCATGCAGTGTGTTTCTTTAGCACTGGACCTTTCCCTAAGAAGTAGTATACAGTGATCTTTTGTGTAGATGCTTTGTGGTTCCCTTTATTAACTTAAAGGAAAATTTCCCCTTAAATCTGTCCTGTTTTAGTTTATTCTTAAGTGCTAGTTCCTAGACTGTGTGAGGTTACTTAAGAATAATGGTGCCTGCCTGTCCCTTGCAACTTTCAACAACTATACAGCAGTCAGATTAGTGATACAGATTTTTCTCATCATAAAACAAGTACGAGGTAAGCTCTGGGTCATGGAATACTTCTGGACTACAGAAGATATTTTATCTTCTACCGGACTCAAAGTAAGGCTTAAGTACTTAGCGGCCAACTGAAGTGGTTTGATTTATATATTcagaactaatttttttttgtttatttctgcttttttttttcctttctctctttatttcagGGAACCCTGAAAGGTTTTGACCAGACCATTAACTTGATTCTGGATGAAAGCCACGAGCGGGTGTTCAGCTCTTCTCAGGGAGTAGAACAAGTGGTATTGGGGTTATACATTGTGAGAGGAGATAATGTGTAAGTGGATAAGTCATTTTGAGAACATTTTCACTACTGGTATGCTTGCTTCATGGAAGAAAGATTTTCTCCAACATATATGATGCCTTATGTTTAGTAGAATTGTGCACTTAACTTCTTTTGTAGATACAGTTTTTACATAATTCTAAACGTTGTTTGTTGAAATGCCTCAGGAGTCAACTAAAGTGATCTCACAAATCAGACATTTATCTACTGAGATTTCATGTGTATTTACTTACTTGAGAATTGGGGTTTGAACCTAGAATCTTGTACGTGGAGAACAGGCAGTCAACTACTGAGCTGTGGtctctcttttttcattttgagaccAGGCCTTCCTAAGTTGCTCAGACCGGCGTTGAAGTTTAGATTCTCCCCACTACCACAGCCTGTGAATAGCCTAAAccactactgtgtgtgtgtccagataTGTCCAGAACGGGCCCTTCTTTGCATCAAATTCATGCTTAAAGAGGCTTCTTAATGTTTTGGAAagcctcttttaaaaaaagatctccCATTTGAGTTATTTTAAATAACTCATGCTCACTTAGCTGGTAGTGTTTTTAGTGGACTGGATATACGTATGTGGCCCATGAAGCACCTGTTGTCATGTTGAATCTAGGGCACTGACAGTCTAGCTTGAGATATTTTAGAGGTAACACTTTGCGAAAGCTGTAACCATTTTGAACAGTGCTGTTCAAGACACTGTTCCTGATGATGGGCAGGCTCACGTCTCAGCATTTTCCACTATGACAGCTACTTGCTTTGTGTAGCTGTGGTATGTTTGAAAAGTGGCTGGTGACCAAAGAAGtagtttacattttcattttgggGTTATTTAGTTGGTTTgcttggttttgggttttgttttgttttgtttttgtttttgtttttgtttttgagtataACCAGAATGACCTGCAACTTGTTACCTGGCCAGGATTCACTTCATTCTCTTTCaacttcccaaatgctaggattatacaTGTGATCCACCTTTTGTGTCTAAAATCTAAATTATGTTTACATCTTTAGAATACTATGAGGagtcaaaatatgactagagGATAGTAAAAGATAGTAGTAACTAGGTGGTTTGAAGGCATATGTAAGATGTAGGGAAGGGATACATAATTTACTTTGTGGATATTCTTTAGTTTATTAGTGAATACTGTGAGCTTACTTCAAAATGAACACATGCTCTAGTCACTTAACTTTATCTGAAAACTGGATTTAGGTAAAAATGATCAATTGAGCCTTAGTTAAATTTGTGTTTATAATCTCTAAAATGATCTCTGGAGATGACTTTTGGGTTAAATTATAAGGTGAGTTATATAGGGTAATCTGGAGCAGAGAGCCAGGTCCTCTGACCACAGCAGTACTGCTGAAACACTGGGAGTGTGTGGACTGATGGATTATTACAGTGCCTCCTGTGCCTTTGTAAAAAGAAACCAGAATTGAACATTTCCCTTAACTTACTGGGACTAGAGCCTGCTTTTAAGAGCCAAATGAAAACAGATTtagaattttaagattttttttgcaAGTAAATGGATTAGAGTCTTGTTGGTAGCTTGAAATTAGCTCCCCCACTTACCACATGGGGACTTTTGTTATGTAAGTGCTGCAGATCAGATCTGTCGTTCAAACAGTTGACAATATGTCTGTCTGTACTGTATGTTCCTGTAATACCTTCATGTTGTTCTTGAGTCCCAGGACTTTTGGGTAATTCACTTAGTGATGAAACGGCTTTTGCTTCCTACCTTATATTTTTACTGTACCTTCTTGGTTCCACATgtttcagaaaaatgaaataagatgCCATAGTTAATGGGATGTTAGAAATGTATGTAcgcttattttaaaatgtatataactctttttttccccccgcACTACTAACAGAGCAGTCATTGGGGAAATAGATGAAGAGACAGATTCTGCACTCGACTTGGGGAACATCCGAGCAGAACCTCTGAACTCCGTAGCACACTGAGAGCTTAGTGTGCAGGAGACGTCTGTAAATCCTGTACAGAGACTTCTTATGCTCAGAGTGATGTCTAGATTTTTTTATGAGTGTGTAATTGTGGATATTTGACTTCATGTTGGTACACTGTAATatgtaatttaaatatttctacCTTTTTATCGGGAAACATTGCCTAAATTAATGTGGTTGCTTGGTTTATTTTTCtatcaaatgaaacaaaaatgtaagGGACATTTTGGAAAGTTACAAAGTACCACTCTTTTTGGTAATGTAATATTTATAGGAAATTGGCTGTAAAGAGAACTTAGACTGTTATTGTAACTTAGACATGCAACTAACAGTAATAAAAGACACGTTTCTTTTTGTGgctttctgttcttgtttttttcttaaagaaaattacCAGATAGTAAATTGCCATCTACAGGTAACTGTCAGACTTCTTCCCAATGTACTACAGTTCTCCAGTAGTTGGAAGCAATTATTCCTTAGGTCTAAGAGATGCGTATAAAGAATTTGGTTGAGTAATGAAAAACTTGTAAACTTAAATTGCAACAAAAGTTAATAGGAAAGTAGGAATGACCAAGAGTCCAGTATGTGGACAAATCTTTAGGTGCCCAGTAAAGTCGCAAGATTTGGTGTCTGAAAACAGATTCTGTGTATCTTAAATGCCACTGTAttactgaattttaaaaaatagtgaaGAGCTTTTCACTCTTCAAAGAGCTTGTGTTTAATGTGGGGAgttagttaaatcaggaacagtgcTCTTTGCTAACTATCTCGTTGCTTAGTCCGTGAAgctattttgataaatatttccaAAAAATTCGTAGAAAGGGTGTTGTAGgtcatatttaattattttaagcattCATAGAACTCATCGGTTTAATATGTGGGACAAAATGGGTGGGTATCTTGGTGATAGAATAGTGAAGTGTAGACATCCTTGTAAATCGAAATCTGTTTTTAGTATTTTTCGTTTTTTAAGTGAAAGTACAAAATTTTCTGAAAAGCTGCAACTAGTAAAACATTTAGGTTTTAAAGACTCTGCATTCTCTGTAACAGGTGCTTACCTCTCCTGTTAAAACATAAGCAGCCACAGATAATTCATACGTGCATGCATTTACAAAGCAGGGAGGCTCTACTTGTCTTCAATGCCATAGTTGTATGAGTTAACCCAAAGTAAGTTCAGGAGGAAGCGATGGTGTACAGTTTGTGAGTTCTGAAAACGGCTCATGGAGAAGGCTGTCTTGAGGGCTTAGAGCCGAGTTTGTTGAGCCCTTTAATATTCAGAACTCTAATGGAGTCATTGTGGTTAATTAAAGTAAAAGCAAGCCTGTGAGGAGGGGGGTGGGAAGTAATGAAGTTAGAGGCTTGGCATCCCAGCTCTTTCCAACTGTAGTTGGTAGTAAAAGGATTGCAATGCAGAATGAGAAAGCCAGGGATGTTTTGAATAATACATCCTAAACTGATTGAAAAATTAAGCCAGGTCGTTTACTTCCTCAGAGCTTTTATTCTACCAGTACAAATTAAGTCCATACATCTTTTCCCAAAACTATTTATCATACTGTGTCTTTTATTGAGACTGGATAAAACATCCAGAATGCTTTTATGGAAGAACTGAAAGGTAAGGACCAGATGCTGTTTTCTGACTTCCTGGATGTCTGTGGCTCTTTGTGTGCTCACATCCACTCCAAACTGGACTTGCTCTTGCATGAAAACTATTAAGGGAGCCACTAGTTTCTATGTGGTGTCAAGGTTTGTATGTTCCTTAATGTATTCTGCAATCTATATTATTTATAAAGCTTCAAATCAGTTATAACTTTCACATCTTTGTGATTCTGACACAAGGCATAATTAAAAACCAACTTACTGAAAATGAGTTATTTGTTTCTGGGCAAGCTATTTTCATAAAATTACTTGAAGGGGCAAAAGAGGACTACATAAATTgggaaaggttttttttctttgtagttgAACAAGTACCATTAAATTATTCAAGATAACATCACTTTTAGGTTAAATCACTTTGTTAAATGGCTTCATGGTAGCAATTTGGGTGTAAAAATAGAACAAATTTTGGAGGCATAAACACTAAAGATAAATTTTTATCAGTACTTATAAAGAAAAATCCTTTAGAATGTCATTCTCAAAATTTAAAGCTAACAATGTGAAAATATataaggaataaaaagatttaatCTCAGTATGGGATAACTGTGAACAGTTCTCCTTATGCTCTGAAAGAACGTGAGTGGATAAGGATGTAACTCTTTGTAATGCCATATGAATCTGTGCCTTGTAGTCAACCTTGTAAAGCAATCTTTCATTTGCAGTGTGATGTATTGTGGGACTTTGCCTTCTGGATTTAGTAGCATTGTTTATTTGAGTGCACATTGTTTTGCAGGTGTAATGCTGGATGCTTCCAGTAGTGATCTTATATATGAGGACATTGAAGCTCTGATTTATCTAGGATTTTGTAGACAATGACAGGCCCCCAAACTGGCCTCATTAAAGCTACCTGAGGCactataaaaaaatgtttttgagcTCTGCTTATTGGTCTTGGTTTATTACATCGATAGTGGAACAAATGGGAATAATTCCTGAAATGAACCAGGCACTTGGTTACCCCTGAGTCTTTAAgactccattttatttatttgcggCATCTTTACCTCGTTTTAGAACACTGTTCTGTCTTAATTAAGTCTTAGGCAAATGAGATAGAATTGCATTGTGTTTCCATGTGAGACTCAAAGGCAGTGTTGGCAAGAAACTAGTTCCATCCAGTTTTACAGTGTTCTGACCAGCTGAGCATTCATTTAATTGTTCATACCTCATTCTGCTCAACAGAGCTGTTCTTACATTTGGCAAGTGCTGTTTCAATTGTTACTTCTCTCTGTACTGGGAGCCCTGTAAGGGCTTAGCTGTTACTTGTGGCACTGCCTCCTAGTGACTATTCCTTTTCTAAGCCTCAGAATACATAAATAGACATGGGAGTGTTGTCAGGGACACTGGTCAAGCTGATAATAAATGTTGAGAGCTGCTTCTAAGCCAGTGACAAAATAAACACATTGTTATCTACCACTTTTGTGGTACCTCTTCCAAATCATGTTGATGCAAAGATTTAATAAGTTCACTAAATTGTTTTAGTATTAGGATATAATGTCTGAGGGGGCATTCCTTTAAAGCTACTAAAATCATCGTTTTAAATAGATATAATTTagtttgatcatttttttttccatttctgtttttcagTAAAATCGCTGTCTGTAGGTTGCATAATGGTAAGGGTGGGGGCAAACTAGACCTCACCAGCTGTGTTTCCTACGTTAGCTAACTGCCCATCTGCTACCAAGTCGCAGCAGCTGGGGGATGGAGGAGTTGAGAATTCAAGGATAGGACTTGTCTTCAAGACATCTTCCAAAGATGGAAAGTTGGCacattaaacatttaaaagaatcCAGCATTTTAGGTCTTTctgtattttgtgtgtttttcatATACTTAAATTGTTCTTCAGTTATTCTTTCTCGTTTTGTAGCACAGATAAAGAATTGCTATACAGAATTCCACTCTGTTATCCTACTCCAGTGTTCTTTATATGATATAACTTCTCTGCTCTTAATAGGGTAGTAGTAAACATCCTGGTCTTTtatctctggtttttgttttatttctttcagaaATGAAACTAGTAATATGCCTCATGTGCAAAAGAAGCCCTCTTTTCCAAGTGGTActccctttcccccttttattaaatggattttttttctcatacaatGTAATGTGAATACAGCTTCCCcactactcctcccagttcttgCCAACTACCTCTTCCATTCAGATTGacttccctttctgtctttcattaagAACGAACTGGCTTCCAAGAGATACCAACAAAGACAGCAAACTATcatgagacaaaacaaaacccaccacatCCAAGTTGGACAAGGCAAGCCAACAGAAAAATACAAGAGCCCCAAGAGAAGGCATAAGAATCAGAGATCCACTGGTTCACACAATCAGGAGTCCCATGAAAATAGTGCAAGTGGACCTGGTACAGACATGTAGGCCCCGTGCTTGCTGTTCCAGTCTCCCTAAATTCATACGAACTTTGCTCAGTTGTTTTAGAGGGCTTTGTTCTGGTATCCCCCATCCCTGCTGTCTCCCCTACTCCTGCTCCCCCTTCCATGAGGTTCACTGAGCTCTAAGGGGAGTGGTTTGATGGGAACATCTTGTTTAAAGCTGTgtgccccctttctctcctcctccgtCCCTccactctctgtctcttcctcctctcccctcccacccctctctctgaGTAATATCTGGCTGAAGGTTTTTGTATTTGCTCCCATCTGTTACAAGAGGAAGCTGCTCTGATGATGGCAGAGAAAGGCATGATCTAGGACTATAGCAGAATATTACTAGGAATCATGTCattgttactttttgtttttatttttgtttttgttgttttttaacagTAGTGTTTTCTTTTACTCTAGGGCTCTAGGCTCTGGGCTGTCATATCTTGTCTGGTTCTTGGTTAGCCAAGCAGTACTGGGTATGAGTTTTGTCTCATGGAGTGAGCCTTCTGTCagatcagacattggttggttatCCCACAGGTTTGTGTCATTGTTGCCCTGGCATACTTCGCAGGCAGTACagattgtagatcaaaggtttgGTGGTTGTGTTGGTGTTTGTATTACTCTTTGGTAGCCAGCAGGGTACATTGTTTTAGATACTATAACATGGGGGTGAAGATTCTATGTAGGCCCCAGATCAGCCTCTCCAAGTTCAGTGAGTTGTAATAGTATGTTTTAGCAATGGGGCCTTACTGTCAGTCTATTAAGAGCAACCTACTGTCTTGGCAATAGTCTGGATAGTGTAGGAATTTCCACAGGACTCTGGCCAAAAACTCAATTGGATGAAACCCAGTCCAGTACTGAAAGCTTCATTTGTTGACAAGAGTTAAGAATTTCTAAGCCATTTATGGTGGCTTAGCAGGCCCATAACTCTGTCACTTGGGTGGTTAACTCAGAAAGATTACagatttgaggccaacctgtggGTTAAACTGCATCACAAGACCAAACCAAAAGAGGAAAGCATAGGAAAGGGACCTTAGGAAGAGGGGAGGATAGATTGGTTACAGAGTAGGAAGGGATAAGATAAGGTAGGCATTATAGTAATAGGAGCACTGCATACTCGTATAAAATTGTCAACAAATAAAACtattaataaaatgttaaatgctAAATGGgttcttttaaaacacagaaatgttatgtttttattttaatatgaagCTGCCTCAGATCGTCCACAGCATCTATGATTTAtctcatgctctggcaggggTGTGACCTTGAAAGTTGAAGATAGTTTACATTTGGAGTTCTGGGAACTCTTAAAGAGGGAATATGAAGTCCAGAGCCTCAAGAGAGGTGGCAGGCGCTGATGCCCCTGCTGTGGCTGTTTGGATGCAGCTGGATGCTGTTTAAGTTGAAGGAATGGATTTACCTCAAGGAACTAGATACCCCGAAAcatcaggaagtagtctaataATATCCACATTTTCCCCCTTCTAACCTTCTTACTCTtctacctagtgttggggagtTTTAAAGGGAATAAGGTAGTAGAGAAGGAGAATCCACAAAGTTGCtaaaagtggtttttttttttttggatgggacATATTTTAGCACGTACTAATATTAATCAGAATTAGTGATCAGAGAAGGAAACTTCTAAgacacataagggaatcaggagagATTTTAAGCATTATTTTCAGGTAGGCTACAGTGTCTAGGGCACATGTGAGTGATCTGGCTTTTGGTAGGAATGTGGACATATAATCTACATGAAAAAGATGTTAaaatgggtttttgtttgtttttgctttgttaaGATGCAGGTAACTAGGTAGGCTTATTTGATTCCTGTAGAATTTCTCCAATCTCGTCAGCCAAGGAGCTTTGGGGAGAAACAATGAAACAGTGGTGGGAAAAGGGACAACAGTTGGGCCAGGGAAATAGCTAAGTGTTGATGGACAGAATAACAGTCTTCTTAAAGGTCATGTTCttgaattgaaaatgaaaaccGACAGCATGGCAGCGTGTTTTTCATTTAGTCATATTCAGAGTCTCAGAGCAGACAAAGCAGTTTAGGGTTTACTAGAGCTTAGGTTTAAGGACATAGCAGAGGAGGCTTATTTACTGACCACATTTACATGGAAGGGGTTTTAATGAATGGAGTTCAGTCTCATTAAGAAGATCACTGTGGATACAGGGAAAGGTGGACAAGGGAAAAGCAAATAGAATTAATGAGCCTTAGATAGAGTGAGCTCAATTGTCAAAGGACTTAAATTTGTGACTAGACAAGGTAAGGTGGAACATGGGCGGCATATTTACAAAGTGTGCTTGAAATTGAGAACGTCCAGAGATGGTTGTTATTGTTAAAGGCAAGCTATAGCACATGACCATGCAAGTGGAGAAAACAGCACTGGCAGAGATCTACCTTCTGCGTCCTAATCTCAGTTGGTTAAATTACAAGCTATTAAATCCATCCATGAAGGAAAATGGACTCTAAGTTAATAGGTTTCTCTCCAGGCTCAGGATTTAATGGCAAGATGGTATATGTGGCTGTAAAACCAAAATCAATCACATATGAAAATCCAGTTCCGCTAACTGGATCACAATCAAGACTGCAGCTGCGCAGTAGAAGCCCTGCACAGTTTCTAGGCAACAGATATAGCTTTGGTCCTTGGCTATAGCTAGGCAAAGATTCCTGTGTACACAGAACTCTGGATTTGGTCAGATACAGAAGCAGTCGTGAATGAGGTGCTTgcggcagaggacctgggctgtTGGTTAGGATTCCCAGGAACGTCTTAATTAGAGATCTTACTATGAAGAAGCTCTTCCCCTTCagggaaaagaggaagacagaTGATTCTCACAGCCACTCCTCAGACCTGTCCATTAGCCTAGCCAGTACCATGCCCAGCCTGTCCACAGGTGGGGGATATCATCTTCGAGATAAGCCCTTAAAGAAACTCCATAAAGCTGCTTCAGTTGGCAATGTGCAGAAGCTGAAGGATTACCTCGAACGCAAGAAATACGACGTGAATGGGCGGGACAAAAGAAGCAGGTGACCAGAACCTAGGATCTACAGGAGTATTGGGAAGGACAAGCTGGGGCAGCTGACTGTTCCAATCACAGAGAAAGCATGTCAGAGATGCGCAATACTGGATGTCATTCTGcattttcctgagcagaatcaCCGTCTTTCACAAGCCCCTTAACTCATGAATGTTTGCTTGAGTATCGagcccttcttcctctcctttaatTCCTGCTTGCTCACattattttctctcttatttttgcTCTTTTGCTTCTTGGTGTGCGTTGTGCATGGCCAGGGTGAGGAAAGGCAATCATCAAG is part of the Rattus norvegicus strain BN/NHsdMcwi chromosome 4, GRCr8, whole genome shotgun sequence genome and encodes:
- the Lsm8 gene encoding LSM8 homolog, U6 small nuclear RNA associated; translation: MTSALENYINRTVAVITSDGRMIVGTLKGFDQTINLILDESHERVFSSSQGVEQVVLGLYIVRGDNVAVIGEIDEETDSALDLGNIRAEPLNSVAH